The following proteins are co-located in the Solanum pennellii chromosome 1, SPENNV200 genome:
- the LOC107005545 gene encoding coatomer subunit beta-1-like, protein MEKSCSLLIHFDKGTPALANEIKEALEGNDIPAKVEAMKKAVMLLLNGETLPQLFITIIRYVLPSEDHTIQKLLLLYLEIIEKTDSKGRVLPEMILICQNLRNNLQHPNEYLRGATLRFLCRLNEVDIIEPLIPSIMNNLEHRHPFVRRNAILAVMSVYKLPHGEQLLVDAPEKIENLLTTEQDPSAKRNAFLMLFQCAQERAINYLLTHVDRVSDWGELLQMVVLDLIRKVCRTNKAEKGRYIKIIISLLTAPSAAVTYECAGTLVSLSSAPSAIRAAANTYCQLLQSQSDNNVKLIVLDRLNELKSSHKDVMVDMIMDVLRALSSPNLDIRRKTLDIVLELITPRNINEVVLTLKKEVVKTQSGELEKNGEYRQMLIQAIHSCAIKFPEVASTVVHLLMDFLGDSNVASAIDVVVFVREIIETNPKLRVSIVTRLLDTFYQIRAARVCSCALWIIGEYCLSLSEVESGIATIKQCLGDLPFFSVSEESEAADSSKKTQQANSITTLSSRRPAVLADGTYATQSAASETAFSPPTVVQGSLTTGNLRSLLLTGDFFLGAVVACTLTKLILRLEEVQPSKLELNKATTNALLIMVSMIQLGQSHALPHPIDNDSFDRIVLCIRLLCNTGNEVRKIWLSSCRESFVNMLSDKQLRETEEIKAKAQISHSQPDDLIDFYHLKSRKGMSQLELEDEVQDDLKRATGEFVKDENDANKLSRVLQLTGFSDPVYAEAYVTVHHYDIVLDVTVINRTKETLQNLCLELATMGDLKLVERPQNYTIAPESSKQIKANIKVSSTETGVIFGNIVYESSNVLERTVVVLNDIHIDIMDYISPAVCSEAAFRTMWAEFEWENKVAVNTVIQDEKGFLDHIIKSTNMKCLTAPSALEDECGFLAANLYAKSVFGEDALVNLSIEKQSDGKLSGYIRIRSKTQGIALSLGDKITLKQKGGN, encoded by the exons ATGGAGAAGTCATGCTCATTGTTGATACATTTTGATAAGGGTACGCCTGCTCTTGCCAATGAGATCAAAGAAGCACTTGAAGGAAATGATATCCCCGCCAAGGTTGAAGCTATGAAGAAAGCCGTAATGCTTTTATTGAATGGAGAAACCCTACCTCAGCTCTTCATCACTATTATTAGATATGTCTTGCCTTCTGAGGATCACACAATTCAAAAACTGTTACTTTTGTATTTGGAGATCATTGAGAAGACAGATTCTAAGGGGCGTGTGCTGCCCGAGATGATCCTAATCTGCCAGAACTTGAGGAATAATTTGCAGCATCCCAATGAGTACCTTCGTGGAGCTACGTTGAGATTTCTTTGCAGGCTGAATGAGGTTGATATAATTGAACCTCTTATTCCATCAATTATGAACAACTTGGAGCACCGACATCCATTTGTGAGGAGGAATGCAATTCTTGCTGTGATGTCTGTTTACAAGCTCCCACATGGTGAGCAGCTCCTGGTAGACGCACCAGAGAAGATTGAGAATCTCCTAACCACTGAGCAGGATCCATCTGCTAAGAGGAATGCGTTTCTTATGCTCTTCCAATGTGCTCAGGAGCGTGCCATCAATTACCTCTTGACTCATGTTGATAGAGTCTCTGATTGGGGCGAGTTACTTCAGATGGTTGTATTGGATTTGATTCGAAAAGTTTGCAGGACAAACAAAGCGGAGAAAGGGAggtatatcaaaattattatatcattgttAACTGCCCCTTCTGCTGCTGTTACATATGAATGTGCTGGAACTCTTGTTTCTTTATCTTCTGCCCCAAGTGCTATAAGAGCTGCAGCCAACACCTACTGTCAACTTCTTCAATCTCAAAGTGACAACAATGTTAAGCTCATCGTGCTTGATCGACTGAATGAATTGAAATCTTCGCATAAAGATGTCATGGTTGATATGATAATGGATGTCCTTAGAGCACTTTCCAGCCCGAACCTTGATATCCGTAGAAAAACACTAGACATTGTTCTTGAATTGATCACTCCCAGGAATATTAATGAGGTTGTTCTCACTCTGAAGAAAGAAGTTGTGAAAACTCAAAGTGGTGAGCTTGAGAAAAATGGTGAGTACCGCCAAATGCTCATCCAAGCCATTCATTCATGTGCCATAAAGTTCCCAGAAGTGGCAAGCACTGTGGTCCATCTATTGATGGACTTCTTGGGTGACAGCAACGTTGCTTCTGCAATTGATGTGGTCGTTTTTGTCCGGGAGATTATTGAAACAAACCCAAAATTAAGGGTTTCCATTGTGACAAGGTTACTAGACACTTTCTACCAAATTCGAGCAGCACGTGTTTGTTCCTGTGCCCTTTGGATCATTGGAGAGTATTGTCTATCTCTCTCTGAAGTTGAGAGTGGCATCGCAACTATCAAGCAGTGCCTTGGAGACCTACCATTTTTCTCAGTTTCTGAGGAAAGTGAAGCTGCTGATTCTTCAAAAAAGACTCAGCAAGCAAACTCCATTACTACTTTGTCATCTAGAAGACCAGCTGTACTTGCTGATGGGACATATGCTACTCAAAGTGCTGCATCTGAAACTGCTTTCTCTCCCCCGACAGTTGTTCAAGGATCTTTAACCACTGGAAACTTGAGATCCCTTCTTCTCACTGGTGATTTCTTCCTGGGAGCAGTTGTTGCTTGTACACTGACTAAGCTCATTCTGAGGCTGGAAGAAGTTCAGCCATCAAAACTTGAATTGAACAAAGCTACAACAAATGCATTACTGATCATGGTCTCAATGATACAGCTAGGGCAGTCTCATGCTCTTCCTCACCCAATTGACAATGATTCTTTTGACAGAATAGTTCTTTGCATAAGATTGCTCTGTAATACGGGCAATGAGGTTAGGAAGATCTGGTTGAGCTCTTGTCGCGAGAGTTTTGTTAATATGCTTTCTGATAAACAACTACGAGAGACGGAGGAGATCAAAGCAAAGGCACAAATTTCTCACTCCCAGCCAGATGACCTCATTGATTTCTACCATTTGAAGAGTAGGAAG GGAATGAGCCAACTGGAGTTGGAAGATGAAGTCCAGGATGATTTGAAACGTGCCACTGGAGAATTCGTCAAGGATGAGAATGATGCTAACAAGCTAAGCAGGGTACTGCAACTTACAGGATTTAGTGATCCTGTTTATGCTGAAGCATATGTAACAGTTCATCATTATGACATTGTCCTAGATGTTACCGTGATAAATCGAACCAAAGAGACACTTCAGAATTTGTGTTTGGAACTGGCAACCATGGGTGATCTTAAGCTCGTTGAGCGTCCACAGAATTATACTATAGCTCCTGAGTCAAGCAAGCAGATAAAAGCTAATATCAAGGTGTCTTCCACCGAGACTGGAGTGATTTTTGGTAACATTGTCTATGAGTCTTCAAATGTGCTCGAGCGAACTGTTGTTGTGCTCAATGATATCCATATTGACATCATGGATTACATCTCTCCTGCTGTTTGCAGTGAGGCTGCTTTTAGAACTATGTGGGCTGAATTTGAGTGGGAAAACAAG GTTGCTGTCAACACTGTCATTCAAGATGAAAAAGGATTTCTTGACCATATTATCAAATCAACCAACATGAAGTGTCTGACTGCACC ATCTGCTCTGGAAGATGAATGTGGATTCCTTGCTGCTAATCTTTATGCAAAGAGTGTGTTTGGAGAGGATGCTTTGGTGAATTTGAGCATTGAAAAGCAATCAGATGGTAAGCTGAGTGGTTATATTAGAATAAGAAGCAAAACACAAGGAATTGCTCTTAGCTTGGGAGACAAAATAACACTCAAGCAGAAGGGAGGCAATTGA